Proteins found in one Parasteatoda tepidariorum isolate YZ-2023 chromosome 7, CAS_Ptep_4.0, whole genome shotgun sequence genomic segment:
- the LOC107443118 gene encoding astacin-like metalloprotease toxin 5 yields the protein MKIALLIAGLVAVAFSEEVQLSPTQSAEARLALQNPDLFDGDIAGEYDADRNAIAGNHYRWPNARVPYVIDSSLSNAHGVIQQGINDYHMHTCVRFVPRTNEANYIRVFKGQGCYSHVGKINGQQQLSLGDGCLYVGTVVHEFGHALGFYHEQNRSDRDDYLIIYLENIQDGLAFAFKKLAPHENILYNAFDHGSVMIYGNKSFSKNGQDTMRAKNGQKLTDPYNKPGMSRADIERVRKMYNC from the exons ATGAAAATTGCTCTGTTGATCGCTGGTTTGGTAGCTGTTGCCTTCTCTGAAGAGGTTCAATTAAGTCCTACGCAAAGTGCAG AGGCTAGATTGGCTCTTCAAAATCCTGATTTGTTCGATGGGGATATAGCTGGAGAATAT GACGCTGATCGCAATGCAATTGCTGGAAACCATTATAGGTGGCCAAATGCAAGAGTTCCTTACGTCATTGATTCTTCATTAA gTAACGCACATGGCGTCATTCAGCAAGGTATTAATGACTACCACATGCATACTTGCGTCCGATTCGTACCCAGAACAAATGAGGCCAACTACATCAGAGTCTTTAAAGGACAAGG GTGCTATTCACATGTGGGTAAAATAAACGGGCAGCAACAACTATCTCTTGGTGACGGATGCTTGTATGTAGGTACAGTGGTCCATGAATTCGGGCATGCCCTTGGATTTTACCACGAACAAAATAGATCAGACAGAGATGACTATTTGATAATCtatcttgaaaatattcaagatg GATTGGCATTTGCTTTCAAGAAACTTGCACCACATGAGAATATCTTATATAATGCCTTCGACCACGGTTCCGTCATGATATACGGCAACAAATCTTTTTCGAAGAATGGGCAAGATACCATGAGAGCCAAAAACGGGCAGAAGTTGACTGACCCATACAACAAACCAGGGATGAGCAGAGCTGATATTGAAAGAGTCAGAAAAATGTACAATTGTTAG